The genomic DNA AATATTGAATGTGATACTGCATGAGAGGCATAAAATTTAAGGAGGGATAGTATATGGAAATATTAGCTATGATTTTGGCAGGAGGAAGAGGTTCAAGGCTGGATATTCTGTCTGAAAAACGTGTGAAGCCCAGTGTTCCGTTCGCGGGAAAATTCAGGATAATAGATTTTACACTTAGTAATTGCTCAAATTCGCATATCTATAATATAGCACTGCTTACACAATATATGCCGTTTTCGTTAAACGAACATATTGGTTCAGGAAGACCGTGGGATTTTGACAGAAGAGACACCAGCATAACACTGCTTCAGCCTCATGAAAAACCGGACGGACATTCAAAATGGTATATGGGAACAGCAGATGCCATTAAGGATAATATCGAATTTATAAAAAGGAAAGAACCAAAATATGTCCTTATTCTTTCAGGTGATCATATTTACAAGATGAATTACAACTGGATGCTTAATGATCATAAAAATAATAATGCAGAGCTGACAGTAGCAGTAAAAAGAGTACCAATGGAAGAAACAAGCAGATTTGGAATTTTTGAAGTAAATGAAGATTCAAAAATAATTTCCTTTGAAGAGAAACCAAAAGAGGCAAAATCTGATTTAGCATCAATGGGTATATATATATTTAACACAGATGTTTTGATAAAATATCTGGAAGATATGCTGGAGGAAGACCTTGATTTCGGAAAGCATGTGATTCCAAAGATGATAGAAGACGAAAGAAAGGTATTCACGCATACATATGACAGCTACTGGATGGATGTAGGAACTTATGATTCTTATCTTGAGGCAAATCTGGACTTAATAAAGAAATCAGAAGAGGTAGGAATAAATCTTTATGATCAGGACTGGAAAATATACACAAGAAGTGAGGATCTCGCACCTGTGAGAATAGGTGCTACCGGAAGCGTGCTGAACAGTCTTGTATGTAACGGATGTAAGATAGAAGGGCGTGTAGAAAATTCAGTACTGAGTCCCGGAGTAACAGTCAGAAAAGGAGCAACAGTAAAAAACAGCATTATTTTTAATAATACTTATATAGATGAGAATTCTCATCTGGACACTGTAATAATAGACAAGAAAGTTTATATAGGAAAAAACTGTCTGATCGGACATGGTGATGATCTGACACCAAATAAGGAAAAGCCCGAATTATTGGAAAACGGAATATCAGTAATAGGCAGAAGTACAATTATCCCTGAAGGAGCAGTGGTGGAAAGAAATGTACGTATTTGTACAAGGGCAAAAATAGATGATAAGAACAAATTGATTAAAAGTGGAGAAACATTAAGGAGATAATTTTATGAATGTAGTTTATGTGGCGTCAGAAGTGTTCCCATTTTTCAAAACAGGAGGATTAGCGGATGTAATGTATTCGCTTCCAAGAAAAATGAGCAGAATTGGACATGATGTAAGTGTAATCATGCCGAAGTATTCACAGATTTCACAAATTTATACGAGAAAAATGGAACATGTAATTTCAGTTGAGTATAGCGGAAGAGTATTTAATATTTATAAGATAGTAGAGGGATATGTAATCTATTATTTTGTGGAAAATAAAGAATTATTCGAACGTTCTCAGGTATACGGATGCGATGATGAAGATATACAGTTTAGTGTATTTTGCGAAATAGTATTAAAATTTTTAAGAAAAATACAGCTTAAAGCTGATATAATACATTGTAATGACTGGCAGACAGGATTATTGCCTTTCTTTTTGAAAAAACGTTATATTTTGAGTGATGAATTTTTTGCTAATATGAAAACAGTTTTTACAATACATAATTTGATGTATCAGGGGAAATTTTCCAAAACCTCGCTTCACAGGTTAGGTTACGATGTAGAGGGCGACGGTTTGAACTTTATGAGAATTGGTATGGAATATGCTGATATAGTCACAACTGTGAGTAAAACTTATGCTGAAGAAATAAAATACCCTTACTTTAGTGAAGGGCTGGAAGATATGACTACATCAAAAAAAATATATGGTGTTTTGAACGGAATTGATGTCATTTATTTTAATCCTGAAAGAAACAGCAGCATATATGTGAATTATAATATTTACACCAGAAAAGACAAGGCAAAAAATAAAATGTTTCTGCAGCAGGAAATGAAGCTTCCGGAAACAGCTGAAACACCTGTGATTTCCATGATTACAAGGCTTGTAGAAGGAAAAGGAATGGATCTTGTCAGATACAATATTGAAGAACTGCTGAAAGATCCTGTACAGATAATAATTCTGGGAAGCGGAGATAAGCAGTACGAGGAATTTTTCTGGAATCTGGAAAAAAAATATCCATCAAAATTCAAAATAAAACTCGGATATGATCCTGTGCTTGCAAATAAAATTTATGCAGGAAGTGACATGTTCCTGATGCCCTCCAGATATGAACCGTGCGGTTTGAGCCAGATGATAGCAATGAAATTCGGAACAATACCAATAGTGAGGGAAACCGGAGGACTGAAAGATACAGTTACATCCTATAATAAATATACCGGAGAAGGAAATGGATTTACATTTGCCAATTTTAACGCAGATGACATGCTCTACACATTAAGACGTGCCGAAAGATATTATTTTAATGATAAAGGAGTATGGGATAAGCTTATAGAAAGAAATATGAATCTGGATTTTTCATGGATAAGATCTGCAAGGGAATATGAGAAACTTTACTGGATAGCTAAAGGAGACAAGGTGCTGAAAGCAGACCTCGCCGAGAAATAAAATATATGGATTGCCTTAAAACAGGAGCCTGTTAAATAAATACTATTATAGTAAGAATTAACAGGTTGATATTTTAAGGCAGTCTTTTTTTTATGCAGATAATCAAGAATGATTTTCTTTTTAATTTGACAAAACATTATCGGACTTTATTTCTTTGATATTTTGCAAAATTATAGAATATCAAACTAAAAAATAATGAAAAAATATTAATAATAAAATAAAAATAAGTGGAAATATTAAAAAAAATGATCCTGATAATTCAGGATCAGATTCATTAAACAAGCTTGAAATTTTCCAGGATATCCTGTATAATGATACCTAGTTCAAGATAGAATTTTTCAGTCTTTAAGTCGTCTTCTTCAGAAGCAATACATATAAGACCTTCTTCAAGAAGCTTGTTAATCAGATAAAGTGAAAATAGTCCGTCTTTAGACATTTAATTCGTCCCCCTTTTGATTATTTTGTAATTAATTTATAGCATAAAAGTAGATTAAGGTCAACGTTTTTTATAAAAAATATAAAAAAATTACTTAAAATGTAGTAAAATAAAACTGAGGAGGGGATATGGATAATTTTGAAAAACTTGTTATGATTTTGAAAGAAGCAAGACTGGAAAAGGAGTATTCTTTCAGACAAGTAGAAATGTATCTGAATCATAAGGGGGTGAAATATAATTTTACATCATTGAAAAAATTGGAGGATGGCAAGATAAGATCAATATCGCCAAGAGTTCTGCATACTTTAGCGGAAATTTACGGACTTAATGCCGTGGAGCTTTTTAAAATGGCTGATTTTCTGGATAAGAACTACGAAATAGAGAGGGTTCATTTTATTGATTATAAAATGATAGGCGTATCTTCTTTTGAATATGTTCAGTTTAATGATATTCAGGAGCTCTATGATGCAACTGAGCTGTACAACCAAAGAGAAAACGATACATATGTAATAAAAATGAAGGATCAGAGCATGCAGGGTCTCGAGAATAGAAATATACCGGATGGTTCTTATCTTGTAGTGGAGTCAGACGTGCCTGACAATATTTTTAAGCTGCATAATGAGGTCTGCATTTTCAAATTTATGGACAAATTTTATGTAAGAGAGCTTCAGATAGTAAATGAAAGAGTATTTTTGAGATCATTTAATAAAAAATATGCAGATATCATGATTAGTAATCTCAGAGATTTGAAGTGCGAAGGAAGAGTAAAAAAATGCTATTATGTAAAAGAATTTAGCAGAAAAATACAATAATTTTAGAATTACCGGAGTATCCGGCCCCCGTTACTATAGAAAAATCAAATATAGCAGCATATTTAGATTACTAATTATTTCCTTGACAAATGAATAATTAATTTGTTAATATATATTGTAAACTATTAATAAGAATGGTGAGAAGAATGGCTGAAAAATCAAAGATGTATAAAAGTATATTTTTTGATAATGTCTCAAAACCTGAGATAGTTTTAAGGTATAAACAAATAAATAACTTCATATAACTCTAGAGCTATAAGTGCATACTAGAGTTTTTTTATGAAATAAATTTTGAAAAAATAAAAAAGGAGTATGGTAATGGAATATGATGTAGATGTTTTGATTTCGAGAGAGGAGATAAATAAAAAAGTTAAAGAGCTTGCCGAAACTATAAACAAAGACTTTGACGGGGAAGAAATAGTCTTAATAGGTCTTTTGAGAGGCTCTGTAATTTTTTTGTCTGATCTTGCAAGAGAGATTACTCTGGATGCTAAAATTGACTTTATGACTGTATCGAGCTATGGAAACAGCATGGAAAGTTCAAGGGAAGTACGTATAAAAAAGGATCTGGAGGAACTGATAGAAGGAAGAAACGTAATAATAGTGGAAGATATCATTGATACAGGATATACACTAAAAAAAGTAGAAGAAACACTAAAAATAAGAAATCCAAAAGTCATGAAAATATGTACTCTGCTTGACAAGCCTGAAAGAAGAGAAGTAGATATTAATGTAGACTATATCGGGTTTAAGATTCCTGATGAATTTGTAGTCGGATATGGTATAGATTATGCGCAAAAACATAGAAACCTGCCTTATGTGGGGATTGTAAAGAAAATAGGAGGATAAGAATATGAATACTTATGTAGTAGTGGGAACACAGTGGGGAGACGAGGGAAAAGGGAAAATAATTGATGTACTGGCACCGAAGGCTGATTATATTGTCAGATTTCAGGGCGGTAATAACGCAGGACATACTGTGGTGGTAAATGATGAAAAGTTTATATTGCAGCTTCTTCCTTCCGGAATAATCAATTCAAAAGGAAAATGTATAATAGGACCGGGAGTGGTTGTAGATATCGAGGTGCTTTTGAAAGAGATAAATGAATTGGAAAAAAGAGGAAAGAATCTTGATAATTTATTTATAGATGAAAGGGCTCATCTGATAATGCCTTATCATATAGAAATAGATAAAGCAAGAGAAGAGGCAAGGGGAGAAAATAAAATAGGAACGACACAGAGAGGAATAGGACCATGTTATATTGATAAAATAGCAAGAAACGGCATAAGAACCGGAGATCTGCTGGAGATGGACAGATTTAAGGATAAGCTGGAATGGAATATAAAAGATAAAAATGACATGCTGCAAAGATATGGAAAAGAAACATTTGAGCTGGAAGCCTTATATGAAAAATATGTAGATCTGGCACAAAAAATAAAGCACAGAATTATAGATGCAGTAAGTGAAGTAAATGAAGCAGTAGACAATAATAAAACAGTTCTCTTTGAAGGAGCACAGG from Sebaldella termitidis ATCC 33386 includes the following:
- a CDS encoding glucose-1-phosphate adenylyltransferase, encoding MEILAMILAGGRGSRLDILSEKRVKPSVPFAGKFRIIDFTLSNCSNSHIYNIALLTQYMPFSLNEHIGSGRPWDFDRRDTSITLLQPHEKPDGHSKWYMGTADAIKDNIEFIKRKEPKYVLILSGDHIYKMNYNWMLNDHKNNNAELTVAVKRVPMEETSRFGIFEVNEDSKIISFEEKPKEAKSDLASMGIYIFNTDVLIKYLEDMLEEDLDFGKHVIPKMIEDERKVFTHTYDSYWMDVGTYDSYLEANLDLIKKSEEVGINLYDQDWKIYTRSEDLAPVRIGATGSVLNSLVCNGCKIEGRVENSVLSPGVTVRKGATVKNSIIFNNTYIDENSHLDTVIIDKKVYIGKNCLIGHGDDLTPNKEKPELLENGISVIGRSTIIPEGAVVERNVRICTRAKIDDKNKLIKSGETLRR
- a CDS encoding glycogen synthase; its protein translation is MNVVYVASEVFPFFKTGGLADVMYSLPRKMSRIGHDVSVIMPKYSQISQIYTRKMEHVISVEYSGRVFNIYKIVEGYVIYYFVENKELFERSQVYGCDDEDIQFSVFCEIVLKFLRKIQLKADIIHCNDWQTGLLPFFLKKRYILSDEFFANMKTVFTIHNLMYQGKFSKTSLHRLGYDVEGDGLNFMRIGMEYADIVTTVSKTYAEEIKYPYFSEGLEDMTTSKKIYGVLNGIDVIYFNPERNSSIYVNYNIYTRKDKAKNKMFLQQEMKLPETAETPVISMITRLVEGKGMDLVRYNIEELLKDPVQIIILGSGDKQYEEFFWNLEKKYPSKFKIKLGYDPVLANKIYAGSDMFLMPSRYEPCGLSQMIAMKFGTIPIVRETGGLKDTVTSYNKYTGEGNGFTFANFNADDMLYTLRRAERYYFNDKGVWDKLIERNMNLDFSWIRSAREYEKLYWIAKGDKVLKADLAEK
- the hpt gene encoding hypoxanthine phosphoribosyltransferase, coding for MEYDVDVLISREEINKKVKELAETINKDFDGEEIVLIGLLRGSVIFLSDLAREITLDAKIDFMTVSSYGNSMESSREVRIKKDLEELIEGRNVIIVEDIIDTGYTLKKVEETLKIRNPKVMKICTLLDKPERREVDINVDYIGFKIPDEFVVGYGIDYAQKHRNLPYVGIVKKIGG
- a CDS encoding adenylosuccinate synthase; this translates as MNTYVVVGTQWGDEGKGKIIDVLAPKADYIVRFQGGNNAGHTVVVNDEKFILQLLPSGIINSKGKCIIGPGVVVDIEVLLKEINELEKRGKNLDNLFIDERAHLIMPYHIEIDKAREEARGENKIGTTQRGIGPCYIDKIARNGIRTGDLLEMDRFKDKLEWNIKDKNDMLQRYGKETFELEALYEKYVDLAQKIKHRIIDAVSEVNEAVDNNKTVLFEGAQALMLDIDYGTYPYVTSSSPTAGGAAVGAGVSPRKIERVLGVMKAYTTRVGEGPFPTEEDNETGEILRKTGGEYGSNTGRPRRCGWLDLVIGKYGVMINGLTDIVLTKLDVLDGFDKVKIAVAYEIDGKRYVNYPPNLRKSKEIKVIYEEFDGWKEDISKIKNYDELPENCKKYIKFIEEFLGCPVSMVSVGPERTQNIYLKDL
- a CDS encoding S24 family peptidase — protein: MDNFEKLVMILKEARLEKEYSFRQVEMYLNHKGVKYNFTSLKKLEDGKIRSISPRVLHTLAEIYGLNAVELFKMADFLDKNYEIERVHFIDYKMIGVSSFEYVQFNDIQELYDATELYNQRENDTYVIKMKDQSMQGLENRNIPDGSYLVVESDVPDNIFKLHNEVCIFKFMDKFYVRELQIVNERVFLRSFNKKYADIMISNLRDLKCEGRVKKCYYVKEFSRKIQ